Within the Pseudomonas mendocina genome, the region CTTGAGTGCGGCGAAGCCTGTCCCGGAGCCATGAGCCGCAATTTCGACGACTACCAGGCGGCCGTCCACTTGGCGTGCCAGCACGCGCTGCTCGTTTTCGCGGGCGCCGTCTTCGCTGTGAATGTCCTGCAGGCCTTGCGCCTCGAACAACCCCCTGACCAGTTCCGGAGCCAGCTTGGCACCAATGGTGTTGGAGCCCTGAATACGCAGGACCGGCTGGTTGCCCTCCGATGCGGGCAGAGCGGAGGCGAAGACGGAAAGGGGCAGGGCGTAGCAGATGAAACCGATCAGCAACAGTGACAGGGTACGACCCCAGAGGTCGCGGTCGGCGGACAGCGCGCGCGGCATGCGGCAGGCACCTTCTAGTGAGTGGGACAACGTGCCGCGCAGATTAAGTCAGTCAGGTTGCAGTCTTGTGACGGGGCGCATCATCTGCCTGCGCCTGTGTTTCAGTTCAGCTCAAGCCAGATCGGCGCATGATCGGACGGCTTGTCCATGCCGCGCAGATCGTAGTCGATGCCCGCGTCCTTGAAGCGTGCCTGCAGCGGCTGGCTGGCGAGAATCACGTCAATGCGCAGGCCGCGCTTGGGCTCGTCTTCGAAACCGCGGCTGCGGTAGTCGAACCAGCTGAAGCGATCATTCACCTCGGGGTTGAGGTGGCGGAAGCTGTCCACCAGACCCCAGCTCTTGAGGGTTGCCAGCCATTCGCGTTCTTCCGGCAGGAAGCTGCACTTGCCGGTCTTCAGCCAGCGCAGGCGATTGGGTTCGCCGATACCGATGTCGCAATCCTCGGGACTGATGTTGATGTCGCCCATTACCACCAGTGCCTGCTGCGGGTCGAAACGCTCTACCAGCAACTGCTGCAGATCGGCATAGAAGCGCTGCTTGGCCGGGAATTTAACCGGATGGTCGCGGCTCTCACCTTGAGGAAAATAGCCGTTCATCACGGTGATGGGATTGCCGCTGGCATCGGCGAAGGTGCCGTAGATGAAGCGCCGCTGAGAGTCTTCGCCATCGTCGGGGAAACCCTTGTGCAGGCTCAGCGGCTCTTGGCGAGAGAGCAGGGCGACGCCGTAGTGACCCTTCTGGCCGTGGTAATGCACGTGATAGCCAAGCTGGCGGATCTCGGCTTCCGGGAACTGCTCATCGGCCACCTTGGTTTCCTGCAGGCCAATCACGTCCGGCTGGTGTTTTTCGATCAGGGCTTGCAATTGGTGAGGGCGCGCACGCAGGCCATTGATATTGAAGGAGACGATTTTCATGGGCAGCGGGTCCTGGGCAAAAGGCGATGCTAGCCGATCCTCGGCGCTGACGGCCAGCGCCTGGCAGGTGCCGGGCGGTGGTGCTAAGTTGGCTATACCGCGCCTGACCCACAACCTATAAAAACAGAGGTCCGCCATGCCCCACAACGCCCCAGCAGAAGTGCGCATGCTCGATGGTGGTTACGCCCGTGAGGTTCGTTCACTGCTCTACCATGCCTATCGTCACGAGCCGACCTTCGCCTATCTGTTCGAGGCCGAGCGCCCCGGCTTCGACCAGCGTGTACGGGCAACGATTCGTGAGCTGGTGCAGCAGCATTTCGCCGAGGAACTGCCAGCCATTGGTCTGTTGATCGACGACCGTCTGATCGGCGCAGCACTGATCGCGCCACCGCAACGGCGCCTGGACATCACCGAGAGCTGGGGCTGGCGTTTGCGCATGCTGCTGAGTACCGGCTTCAGCTGCACCAGGCGCTATCTGGAATATCATGATGCAGTGCTTGCCTGTCTGCCGCCAGGTCCCTATCACGTGTTGCCGCTGCTGGGGATTCATCCCGAGTTCCAGGGGCAACACCGCGGCGAGCAGTTGCTTGAGGCGCTACACGACTGGTGCGCGCAGGACAGCGGCTCGCAGGGTGTGGTGCTGGACACCGGCAACGCTCGTTACCTGGAGTTCTACCGGCGTCAGGGCTATGAGGAAGTTGGCGAACTGGCCATCGGACCGGTGGTCGAGCACGTATTCTTCCATCCCAACCCGCAACCGGTGGTCAGAGCCAGCGCCTGAACTCCGGCTGTCTGGCGTAAACGCAACGCTTCCAGCAGGTCGTTGAAAAACGTAGGCGAGGCAGTCAGTGCAATACCGATGGCGGCCCCGCAGAAACAGGCGAAAAAGCGGAGTTTACGGGCTGTAAATGAGTATTTTGAGCCTGTTTTTAACGCCGCAATGGCAACGCAGGTAGTTTTTCAACGTCCTGCGAGCGAGGGCTCTGCTCCGTGGTAGCATCCCCGCCATGAGCGTATATGGACATCTCCAGCGCAGCCTGGCGCTGCTGCTGATCAGTACGGGGGCCGTCGCTGCAAGCGAGCTGGACGTACGGATCACCCCGAACAATTCGGCCCTCAAGGCCAATATCGAAGGTTACGTCGGCAACCTCGACGGGCGCGACGCGCAGGCGTTGCGCCGTTTGCGTCGCATCGCCGAGAGCGAGGCCGACAAGGCCGCTCAGGCCCTGGGGTATTACCAGGCGCGCATTCGCAGCCATGTCGAAGAGGGCGAAACACCGAGGCTGGTACTCGAAGTGGAGCCAGGCGAGCGAGTTCGCCTGCGCAATGTCGACATCCGCATAGAGGGGCCGGCCAGCGAACTGTCGGCGTTTCGTGTGCCTACTGCCAGCCGACTGAAGCCGGGTTCGGTGCTCAATCACGGGCGCTACGAGGATGCCAAGCGGCTGATTCAGAATCAGGCCTCGCGCTATGGCTTCTTCGACGGTCGATTCACACGTCAGAGTCTGCAGATCGACCCAGCCGCTGGAGTGGCCGACATCGACCTGGTATTCAGCAGCGGGCCGCGCTACAGCCTGGGTGATATCGCCTTCAGCGGTGATTTCCCGTTCGACGAAGAGCTGCTGATGCGCATGGTGCCGTTCACCCCGGACACCCCCTATGATTCCGAACTGATTGCCGAGCTGTATCAGGCGCTGCAGTCCAGCGGCTATTTCGAATCGGTAAGGGTCGACGCCATTCCTACCCAGGCCGATCAGTTGCGCATCCCGGTTGCGGTGGCGCTGCAGGTGCGCGAGCCACGCACCATGGGGCTGGGGTTGGGTTTCTCCACTGACGTCGGGCCGCGCCTGCGCGCCAACTGGACGCGTCACTGGCGCAACCCGCAGGGGCATAGCTACGGCATTGAATCCGAGCTCTCTGCGCCGCGGCAGAACATCGGTCTGTGGTACGACATTCCCGGTGATCCACCGCTGACCGACAAGCTGCGTCTGGCCGGCGGCTATCAATACGAGGAGCTGGCCAGCAATGACAGCCTGAGCCGTCTGCTAACTCTCGGTCCCGAGTGGCACAGTCAGCGCCCGGGCGGTTGGCAGCGCGTACTGTCTGTGAAGTGGCAGCGCGAGGAGTACCGTCTGGGTGACGATTCAGGATTGAGCACCTTGCTGATGCCGGGGGTGAGTTACTCGCTGTTGCGCAGCGACAATCGCCTCGATCCGAATCAGGGCTACCGCGTGCAGTTCGACCTGCGTGGCGCGGTCGATGGCGTACTGTCCGATGCCAATGTGTTGCACGGCAACGTCATGCTCAAGGGGCTTACCACCGTATTCGACAATCATCGCCTGCTCGGCCGCGTGCAGTTCGGCGGTACCGAAACCAATGGCTTCTCGGCGGTGCCTCCATCGCTGCGTTTCTTTGCCGGTGGTGATCAGAGTGTGCGCGGTTACGACTACCAGAGCCTGTCGCCGGAGAACAATCGCGGTGACAAGATTGGCGGACGCTACCTGTTCGCGGCCAGCGTCGAGTACCAGTACAGCCTCACGGACAAGTGGCGCCTGGCGACTTTCATCGATCAGGGCAATTCGTTCAACTCACTGGATATTCCCACCCTCAAGACCGGGGTCGGCTTTGGCGTGCGCTGGGTGTCGCCGGTCGGCCCGCTACGCCTGGACCTCGCCCATGCCCTGGATGACGATGGCGGCGTGCGCCTGCATTTCTCCATGGGGCCTGAGCTATGAGCCGGCGCTTGCTGAAGTGGCTGGCCTTCGGGCTGCTCGGCCTGGTAGTGCTGCTTGCTGCGACGCTGTCACTGCTGCTCGGCACCCAGGCCGGCAGTCGCTGGATGCTGGCGCAGGTGCCTGGCCTGCAGGCCGATAATTTCCAGGGGCGTCTGGGGGGGACCTGGCAAGCCGATACGTTGCTCTGGCAGCAGGATCAGACGCGCGTTGAATTGCGGCAACTGGAGATGGCCTGGTCACCGTCCTGCCTGTTGCGTCTGACGTTGTGCATCGACCGACTGCACCTGCAACAGGCGTCGCTCAACCTGCCGCCAAGCACCGAGTCGAGCAGTGAGCCGCTCAGCTTGCCAAGTCTGAATCTGCCTCTGCGCCTGCAACTGGGCGATATCCAGCTGGGCACACTGCGGCTGGACGGCCAGACGCAATTGAGCGACCTGCAGTTGATCGCCAGTTGGGGCGAGCAGGGCGTCGAGTTGCAACGCCTGGCCCTGCAACGTGATGACCTGCGTCTGGATGTCAGCGGCCGTCTTAGTCCGCAAGGCGACTGGCCGCTGGCATTGAGTGGGCGCCTGCAATTGCCGGAAATCGACGGCAGGCCCTGGCAGGTGGCACTGCAGATCAGTGGAGAGCTGCAGCGCAGCCTGGAGCTCGACGCGGACAGCAGCGGTTATCTTGAGGCGCGTCTGCAGGGCAGCGTGCAGGCTCTGGCCGAGCATCTACCGGCCGAGTTGCGCCTGACCAGCCGCGGATTCCAGGCCAGCAGCGCCTTGCCGCCGACCCTGCGCCTGCAGGACCTGCAACTGCAGGCCAAGGGTGATCTGGCGGCCGGCTATCGTGTCGAGGGCACGGCCAGCCTGCCTGCCGAGCAGGCGCCGATGCCGTTACAGCTGAGCGGTCGGGTCGACGCCACCGGCGCGGATATCGAACTGCTGCGGATCCAGGCCGAGACACAGTATGTCCAGGTCGAGGGCAAGCTGGCATGGAGCGAGGCGTTCACCGCCGATGCCAAACTGGACTGGCTCGACTTCCCCTGGCCGCGCCTCTATCCGCTGAATGAGCCTCCACCCGTTGCGCTGCATACCTTGCAGGCCGAAGTCAGCTATAGCGAAGGCAACTACCTCGGTAACTTCGCAGCGCAGTTGCAGGGCCCTGCGGGGGATTTCAGCCTTGGCAGCCCGGTCAGTGGCGATCTTGGCCAGGTCAGCTTGCCGCAACTGCAACTGGTGGCCGGCCAGGGGCGTGCCGAAGGTGTGCTCAAGCTGGGGTTCGCCGAGGGTATCGATTGGCAGGCCATGCTGCAGCTCAGCGCCCTCGATCCGGGTTACTGGTTGGCGGAAATGCCGGGTAATCTGGCCGGCCCGTTGAATACCTCGGGTCGTTTCAACGACGGTGCGTTACAGGCCCAAGCCGATATCGACCTCGATGGTCGTCTGCGTGGTCAGCCGGCGCAGTTGCAAGTGCAGGGTGCCGGTAGTGGCGAACAGTGGCAACTGCAGCGACTGCTGGTGCGCCTGGGCGACAACCGGGTCAGTGGCCAGGGTGCGCTGGATCAGCGCTTGCGCGGTCAACTGGAGCTGGCCCTGCCACGTCTGGGGCAGCTCTGGCCCGGCTTGCAGGGCCAGATGCAAGGGCAGTTGGCGCTGGCCGGCACCCTGCAGGCGCCGCAAGGGCAGTTGGCGCTGACGGGGGAACGCCTCGCTTTCGGCGATCCCAGCCTGCGTCGACTGCAGATGGATGCGACACTGGATGCTCGCCAGCAGGCGCGCATTGATTTGAATCTGCGCGGCATCCGTATTGGCGACACCTATCTCGGGCGGTTGCAGGCCGAGGGCCGTGGCGATCAGCGTCGTCAGGCGCTGGATGTCGATCTGCAAGGCCCGCTGCTGCAGTTGGCACTGGCGCTGGACGGTAACTTGAGCGAGCAGGGTGACTGGCGTGGACGCATCGCCAGTGGTCGGGTGCAGAGTGGCGGTCAGGATTGGCAGCTGCAGCAGGCCGCCAGCCTGGAACGTCTGGCCAGTGGTCGGCTGAACCTGGGCGCGCATTGCTGGCAATCCGGCGACGCCAGCCTGTGCGGCGGGCAGCAGCGGCTGATGCCGCAACCCAGCCTGGACTGGCGCCTGGAAAATTTCCCGCTGGCCAGCCTGCAGCCCTGGTTGCCCGAGGATTTCGCCTGGCAGGGGCGCCTGGACGGTCAGTTCAAGGTCGAACTGCCCGAGAGCGGCCCCAATGGCCAGGTCACCCTCGATGCCGGCAGTGGCAATCTGCGTATTCGTCAGCCGGATGAAGAACAGTGGCTGGATTTTCCGTACGACAGCCTGCGCCTGAACAGCACATTGCGTCCACAGAGGGTGGATAGCGAGCTGCGTTTCGTCAGTGGTCGTCTGGGTGAACTGGTGTTGCAGACGCAGATCGACCCGCGCCCGGTGAATAAACCGATCAATGGCGAGTTCCGCCTCAGCGGCTTCGACCTCGCAGTGCTGCGCCCCTTCGTGCCCATGGCGGAAAAGCTCGAAGGCACGCTGCTGGGCAATGGCAACATAAGCGGCCATCTGCTGGCGCCACAGATCAATGGCCAGTTGCGCCTGGCTGGTGGCGAGCTGTCCGGCAGCGAGCTGCCCGTGAGCCTGGAGGGTTTGCAGTTGCAGGCCTTGATTGCGGGCGAACAGGTTCAACTATCCGGTGACTGGCGCAGCGGCGAGCAGGGCCGCGGCAACCTGCGCGGTGAAATCAACTGGGTCGAAGGGCTAAGCGGCAACCTGAAATTGCAGGGGCAGCGCCTGCCGGTGAAGGTCGAGCCCTATGCCGAGTTGGAAGTGGAACCCGATCTGCAGTTACAGCTGCGCGCCCAACGGCTGGCAGTCAGCGGCAAGGTCGGCGTGCCGCGCGGCCTGATCAGCGTACGCGAACTGCCGCCCTCGACGGTAAAGGTCTCTGGCGACGCGCGAGTGGTCGGCCGCGAGGTCCCCGAGGCCGAACAGGGCCTGGGCATCGCCATGGATGTCGATGTTGAAGTAGGGCAGGACAAGCTTGCCTTCAGCGGCTTTGGCCTGACCGCTGACCTGCGCGGGCGCGTGCACATCGGCGATAACCTCGATACTCGTGGTGAGCTGGAGCTGGCCAATGGACGCTATCGCGCCTACGGCCAGCGCCTGACCATTCGCCGTGCGCGCCTGCTGTTCACCGGGCCGATCGATCAGCCGTTCCTCGATGTGGAAGCCATTCGCCGGGTCGACACCGTAGTGGCCGGCATTCGCCTGTCCGGCAACGCCGAGCAGCCCACGACCACGGTATTCGCCGAACCGGCCATGAGTCAGGAGCAGGCGCTGTCCTATCTGGTGCTGGGCCGACCGCTTGGGCAGAGCAGCGGTGACAACAACATGTTGGGCCAGGCGGCGTTGGCACTCGGCCTGGCGGGCAGCAGTTCGATTACCACCGGCCTGGCCAACAGCCTGGGCATCAAGGATTTCCAGCTCGACACCGAGGGCAGCGGCGTGACCACCAGCGTGGTGGCCAGCGGCAATATCACCGAGCGCCTCAGCCTGCGTTATGGCGTCGGCGTTTTCGAGCCGGCCAATACCATCGCCCTGCGTTATGAGCTGAGCCGACGTCTGTACCTTGAGGCCGCCAGCGGCCTGGCCAGTTCGCTCGATCTGTTCTACCGGCGAGATTTCTGATGGCGGCGCGCTCTTTTGTTAAATCCCTACTTGGCCGCGGGTGTATCGGCGACGCTTCTGCGCTAGGCTGGACCCATGGTCGGGCCGTGACCTGCCATTTGCTGGGTCGTTCGTCTTGGCGAACCCCATTTCGCACATTTGCCCTTCAACTCCCTGAACGATAAGGAAACTCCCATGGCGCAAGTCACTCTCAAAGGCAACCCGGTGCAGGTCGACGGTCAGCTGCCGCAGGCTGGTCAACAGGCGCCGGCTTTCAGCCTGGTCGCTGGCGACCTGAGCGACGTTACCCTGGCCAGCCTGGCCGGCAAGCGCAAGGTGCTGAACATCTTCCCGAGCGTCGATACTCCGACCTGCGCGACCTCCGTGCGCAAGTTCAACGCCGAAGCCAGCCAGCTGAACAACACCGTGGTGCTGTGCATTTCCGCTGACCTGCCGTTCGCCCAGGCGCGCTTCTGCGGCGCCGAAGGCCTGGAAAGCGTGGTCAACCTGTCCACCCTGCGTGGCGCCGAGTTCCTCAAGAACTATGGCGTGGCCATCGCCACTGGCCCGCTGACCGGCCTGGCTGCGCGCGCCGTGGTGGTGCTGGACGAGCAGGACAAGGTGCTGCACAGCGAGCTGGTTGGCGAAATCGCCCACGAGCCGGACTACGCAGCTGCCCTGGCAGTGCTGAAGTAAGATTTCGGCTGCAATTGAAACGGCCTGCTCAGCAGGCCGTTTTTATTTGCGCCTCAAACAGTTAGTTACGTAAGGGGAGCGTAAAAAGCGGGTAAATGGGCTTTGCTTGACGCGGGCCAATGCTTATCGTTCCGACTCCCACTAAAAGTGATCTCACTCCTGCCATGTCGAATGCTTCCTCACCTGCCTCGAACACCTCCCGCCAATGGTTGATCGGTCTGACGCTGCTCGCCGTGCTGCTTTTGCTGCTGTGGTGGTTCTGGCCGAGCAAGCCGCCGTCCCAGCAGATGGGCCGGGGCCGCTTCGGTGACATGGGGCCGGTACCCGTTCGCGTGGCTGAAGTGGAGCAGGGCGAGTTTGCCATCGAACTCAAGGCACTCGGAACGGTGACCGCCTACAACACGGTTAACGTGCGCTCGCGGGTCGACGGCGAGCTGGTCAAGGTGCTGTTCGACGAGGGCCAACAGGTCAAGGCTGGTGATCTGCTGGCGGTGATCGACCCTCGTCCTTATCAGGTCGCTCTGCAGCAGGCGCAGGGCGCGCTGCAGGAGAACCAGGCGCAGTTGAAGAACGCTGAACTGGATCTGCAGCGCTACAAGGGGCTGTACGATGAAGACAGCATCGCCAAGCAGACCCTGGATACCCAGCAGGCGCTGGTCAATCAGTACCGAGGCAGCCTGCAGAGTAACCAGGCTGACGTCGCCACGGCCAAGCTGAACCTCGACTTCACCCAGATTCGTGCGCCCATCGCCGGTCGCCTTGGTCTGCGTCAGCTGGATATTGGCAACCTGGTCAGCAGTGGTGACACCACACCGTTGGTGGTAATTACCCAGACCGATCCGATTTCGGTGGTGTTCACCATTCCCGAAGGCGATCTGCCCGCCGTGCTGCAGCGTCGCCGCGACGGCGCTACGTTGGTGGTCGAGGCCTGGGATCGTGGCGAACGCCTGAAACTCGCCGAGGGCGTGCTGGAAAGCCTGGATAACCAGATCGACACCACCACCGGCACGGTCAAGCTCAAGGCGCGCTTCGATAATGCCGAGCAGATGCTTTTTCCCAATCAGTTCGTCAACGTGCGCCTACGTGTGGAAACCCATGACGCCGCCACCATCATTCCGTCCGCTGCGGTGCAGTTCGGTACCCGCGGCACCTTCGTCTATGTAGTCGACGGTGATAACAAGGTAAGCATCCGCCCGATCACCGTCGTGGCCAGCGATGCCGAGCGCAGCATGGTCGGCGAAGGCGTCCAGCAAGGCCAACGGCTGGTCACGGAAGGCACCGATCGTCTGCGCGACGGTAGCGAGGTAGAGGTAGTCGACCCGCAGGCGGCACAGAAGGCTGTTGAGCAGGGCGGCCAGGCCGCGCCACGGAACGACGCATGAACATCTCCCGCCCGTTCATCCTGCGGCCGGTCGCCACCACGCTATTGATGGTAGCGATCTTCCTCAGCGGCCTGATCGCCTACCGGCTGCTACCGGTGTCGGCGCTGCCGGAGGTGGATTATCCGACCATCCGCGTGCTGACCCTGTACCCAGGCGCCAGCCCGGATGTGATGACCAGTGCGGTGACGGCGCCGCTAGAGCGCCAGTTCGGGCAGATGGCCGGGCTCAAGCAGATGTCCTCGACCAGCTCGGGTGGTGCCTCGGTGATCACCTTGCGCTTCAATCTGGATGTTTCCCTGGCGGTGGCCGAGCAGGAGGTGCAGGCGGCGATCAACGCGGCGAGCAACCTGTTGCCGGGGGATTTGCCGGCACCGCCGGTGTACAACAAGGTCAATCCGGCCGATACGCCGGTGCTGACCCTGGCGGTGAGCTCAAAGACGCTGCCGCTGCCGCAGGTCAACGATCTGGTCGATACCCGTCTGGCGCAGAAGCTCGCGCAAACCAGCGGTGTCGGTCTGGTGACCCTGGCCGGTGGGCAACGTCCGGCCGTGCGCATTCGCGTCAACCCGGAGGCGTTGGCATCCTATGGCCTGAGCCTTGCCGACGTGCGTAGCCTGATCACCGCCAGCAATGTCAACCAGCCCAAGGGCAACTTCGATGGGCCTACGCGGGTTGCTCAGCTCGATGCCAACGACCAGCTGAAATCGGTCGATGAATACCGCGAACTGATCCTCAGCTATCAGAACGGCGCGGCACTGCGCCTGAAAGACGTCGCCGAGATCATCGACGGTGCCGAGAACGAGCGGCTGGCGGCCTGGGCCAACCGCAACCAGGCGGTGCTGGTCAACGTGCAGCGCCAGCCGGGCGCCAACGTCATCGACGTGGTCGATCGCATCCAGACCCTGTTGCCGCACCTGACCGAAGGCCTGCCTGCCAGCGTCGAGGTCAAGGTGCTTACCGACCGTACGCAGACCATTCGTGCAGCCGTGCGCGATGTGCAGCACGAGTTGCTGCTGGCCATTGCTCTGGTGGTGATGGTGACTTTCCTGTTCCTGCGCAAGCTGTCGGCGACCATCATTCCGTCCATCGTCGTGCCGCTGTCGCTGATCGGCACCTTCGGCGTGATGTACCTGGCCGGGTTCACCATCAACAACCTGACGCTGATGGCGCTGACCATTGCCACCGGCTTCGTGGTCGACGACGCCATCGTCATGCTGGAGAACATCGCGCGCCATCTGGAGGAGGGTGAAACGCCGCTCAACGCCGCCCTCAAGGGTGCCCGGCAGATTGGCTTCACCCTGGTTTCGCTGACCCTGTCGCTGATCGCCGTATTGATTCCGTTGCTGTTCATGGCCGATGTGGTCGGCCGTTTGTTCCGCGAGTTCGCCATCACCCTGGCCGTGGCCATCCTGATTTCCCTGGTGGTGTCGCTGACCCTGACGCCGATGATGTGCGCGCGCCTGCTCAAGGCCGAGAAACCGGAGAACGAAGGGCGCTTCTACCAGGCTGCCGGCGGCTTCATCGACGCGATGATCGAACGTTATGGCGTCTGGCTGCAGTGGGTGCTCAAGCATCAGCCGCTGACGCTGCTGGTCGCCGTGGCCACGCTGGGCCTGACCGTGGTGCTGTACCTGGTCGTGCCCAAGGGCTTCTTCCCGGTGCAGGACACCGGGGTGATACAGGGCATCTCCGAGGCGCCGCAGTCGATTTCCTTCACCGCCATGAGCGAACGTCAGCAGCGCCTGGCCGATGTGATCCTGCGTGATCCGGCGGTGGCCAGTCTGTCGTCCTCGATTGGTGTGGATGGCGACAACCCGACGCTCAATAGCGGTCGCCTGCTGATCAACCTCAAGCCCCACGCCGAGCGCGACGTCACCGCCAGCGAGGTGATCGAACGCCTGCGTCCAGAACTGGCAAGGATTCCCGGGATTGAACTGTACATGCAGCCGGTGCAGGACCTGACCATCGAGGATCGCATCAGCCGCACCCAGTTCCAGTTCACCCTGGAATCGCCTGACAGCCAGTTGCTGGAAACCTGGACGCCGCGCCTGGTCGAAGCGCTGCGCGAACAAGCGGAGCTTACCGATGTGGCCAGTGACCTGCAGAACCGTGGCCTGCAGGTTTACCTGGATATCGACCGTGACGCTGCCGCGCGCCTTGGGATCAACGTCGGCAACATCGACGATGCGCTATATGACGCCTTCGGCCAGCGCCAGATCAGCACCATCTACACCCAGGCCAGTCAGTACCGCGTGGTGCTGGAAAGCCGCGATGGCGGGCGTATCGGCCTGGCTGCCCTGCGCCAGATCCACGTCGCCACCGGCGACGGCCAGCAGGTGCCGCTGTCATCCCTGGCGCATATCGAAGAGCGTCCGGCCAGCCTGCTGGTCAACCATATCGGCCAGTTTCCGGCGGTGACCCTGTCGTTCAACCTGGCACAGGGCGTGTCATTGGGCGAGGCGGTAGAGGTCATCGAGCGTGTCGAGCAGGAAATCGGCTTGCCGTTGTCCATCAACACCCAGTTCCAGGGCGCTGCCGAGGCGTTCCGCGCATCGCTGGCCTCGACCCTGCTGCTGATCCTGGCAGCCATCGTCACCATGTACATCGTGCTCGGCGTGCTCTACGAGAGTTATATCCACCCGATCACCATTCTTTCCACGCTGCCGTCTGCGGGTGTCGGGGCGCTGCTCGCGTTGTTGCTCACGGGGAACGACCTGGGGTTGATCGCCATCATCGGCATCATCCTGCTGATCGGCATCGTCAAGAAGAACGCGATCATGATGATCGACTTCGCTCTCGAGGCCGAGCGTCATCAGGGCATGGCGCCGGAAGCGGCGATCTACCAGGCCGCACTGCTGCGCTTTCGGCCGATCCTGATGACCACGCTGGCGGCGCTGTTCGGGGCCATTCCGCTGATGCTCGCCTCGGGCTCCGGTGCCGAGCTGCGTCAACCTCTGGGGCTGGTTATGGTCGGCGGCCTGCTGGTCAGCCAGGTGCTGACGCTGTTCACCACGCCGGTGATCTACCTGTACTTCGATCGCCTGTCGCGGCGTTTCAGCAGGCGTAGTGCCGCCGGGGTCGTGGTATGAAGCGCCGTCGTAGGAGCGGCTTCAGCCGCGAACAGATCGTTGCAGGGGAATCACGGCTGAAGCCGCGCCTACAGGGTTGGCCAAGCCTTGGGGCCCATCGCGA harbors:
- a CDS encoding MdtA/MuxA family multidrug efflux RND transporter periplasmic adaptor subunit, with product MSNASSPASNTSRQWLIGLTLLAVLLLLLWWFWPSKPPSQQMGRGRFGDMGPVPVRVAEVEQGEFAIELKALGTVTAYNTVNVRSRVDGELVKVLFDEGQQVKAGDLLAVIDPRPYQVALQQAQGALQENQAQLKNAELDLQRYKGLYDEDSIAKQTLDTQQALVNQYRGSLQSNQADVATAKLNLDFTQIRAPIAGRLGLRQLDIGNLVSSGDTTPLVVITQTDPISVVFTIPEGDLPAVLQRRRDGATLVVEAWDRGERLKLAEGVLESLDNQIDTTTGTVKLKARFDNAEQMLFPNQFVNVRLRVETHDAATIIPSAAVQFGTRGTFVYVVDGDNKVSIRPITVVASDAERSMVGEGVQQGQRLVTEGTDRLRDGSEVEVVDPQAAQKAVEQGGQAAPRNDA
- a CDS encoding MdtB/MuxB family multidrug efflux RND transporter permease subunit, whose product is MNISRPFILRPVATTLLMVAIFLSGLIAYRLLPVSALPEVDYPTIRVLTLYPGASPDVMTSAVTAPLERQFGQMAGLKQMSSTSSGGASVITLRFNLDVSLAVAEQEVQAAINAASNLLPGDLPAPPVYNKVNPADTPVLTLAVSSKTLPLPQVNDLVDTRLAQKLAQTSGVGLVTLAGGQRPAVRIRVNPEALASYGLSLADVRSLITASNVNQPKGNFDGPTRVAQLDANDQLKSVDEYRELILSYQNGAALRLKDVAEIIDGAENERLAAWANRNQAVLVNVQRQPGANVIDVVDRIQTLLPHLTEGLPASVEVKVLTDRTQTIRAAVRDVQHELLLAIALVVMVTFLFLRKLSATIIPSIVVPLSLIGTFGVMYLAGFTINNLTLMALTIATGFVVDDAIVMLENIARHLEEGETPLNAALKGARQIGFTLVSLTLSLIAVLIPLLFMADVVGRLFREFAITLAVAILISLVVSLTLTPMMCARLLKAEKPENEGRFYQAAGGFIDAMIERYGVWLQWVLKHQPLTLLVAVATLGLTVVLYLVVPKGFFPVQDTGVIQGISEAPQSISFTAMSERQQRLADVILRDPAVASLSSSIGVDGDNPTLNSGRLLINLKPHAERDVTASEVIERLRPELARIPGIELYMQPVQDLTIEDRISRTQFQFTLESPDSQLLETWTPRLVEALREQAELTDVASDLQNRGLQVYLDIDRDAAARLGINVGNIDDALYDAFGQRQISTIYTQASQYRVVLESRDGGRIGLAALRQIHVATGDGQQVPLSSLAHIEERPASLLVNHIGQFPAVTLSFNLAQGVSLGEAVEVIERVEQEIGLPLSINTQFQGAAEAFRASLASTLLLILAAIVTMYIVLGVLYESYIHPITILSTLPSAGVGALLALLLTGNDLGLIAIIGIILLIGIVKKNAIMMIDFALEAERHQGMAPEAAIYQAALLRFRPILMTTLAALFGAIPLMLASGSGAELRQPLGLVMVGGLLVSQVLTLFTTPVIYLYFDRLSRRFSRRSAAGVVV